The genomic interval CTCTGCCATAAATACACCGCTTAATTTTTTGAGCGGGGCTCATCGGTTCTTCCTGCCACCATTCGGGATGTATCAATAATTGTAAATTCTTAATTTCTGGGTTTTTAATATACTCTGACAAACGATTATATTTCCAATAGCCATTACTATCAGAACAATAATTTACCTCATTTTGAAAATATGCGGAATATGTATTTATTAAATCAGCATAGGAATCCTTTTTACAAGTCATAATAAATGGATTTGTATTATGAAATGAAAAACAATTAATATTTACATTAAATAAATTTTCTAAAATCTGCTTTTCTAACAGAAGAATTTTTGTGATTTTATCTTCCGAATCAATATTATAGAAATGTGTATCAAAATGTATTCCTAGTTCATGCCCCATATTTAAAATCTGTACAAAGGTTTCGAAAATTCCTTTTTCAAAAATATTATAATATTCACTATGTAAATGTATAAAATAAGTAGACCGTATTCCTTCTTTATATTCAATATTTGCTATTCTTAATGCTCTTTGAGGAGAAAAATCTATATCATGTCTTAATACAACAAACTTATCTTTCTTATTGTAGGAATGAAATAGACTTACATTAAAATTAATTTTTAATACTTTTAATATTTCTTTATATTTACTAATTGTGAAATCATTAAAGTGATATTTATTATAATTATTTTGCATTATCGTTGCATTTTAAATTTTTATGGTTTTTCAATATTATCTTCCAACCACCTTGCTTCCATCGGGATATGATTTATTTATAAAACTATGAGCACCTATAATACAGCCATTCCCCAGGCTTACACCTTTTGCTATGACTGTATGAGGACCTATAAAACAATTATTTCCAATCACTACAGGAGCATATTCATAAGGCGCGACGCCGCCGCTTACAGCCCATTGTACGGTATCATGACTATAAATATGCACCGCTGCAGAAATAGAACAGTTATCTCCAATTTTTAGCCCGCCACTACCATCAAGAATTACAAAAGGTCCAATCCAGGTATTTTTTCCAACTGTAACATCTCCATACACCAAGGCGCTGTCATAAATGCTGCTTTTTTCTCCAAAACCTAAATATCTTGCTTTCTCCCAGCGGTCACTAAATAATTCATTGACCGATAAAACCCGTTTATAAGATTGGCGAAGTGCTTCGCGTTTTTTTCTAATGAACCATTGAATAAGGGTATTTAACATAAGCTTTTTTTAGGAGGCATTAGAAATTGCTTTTATCTTATTAGCTATATATTCAAAATCTTCTTGTTTCATAAGATTATGCAAAGGGATAGACATCGATTGCTGGTCGGCAATTTTGGCTATTGGATAATCCTCTGATTTAATATTATAAGTACGGCGATAATAATCGAGCATATGCACAGCATGGGTGCCCGGCCGGGTAGCGATTCCTTGTTCTTGCAAATACTCCATCAAAGCATTTCTGGATACCGGAGACCGGGATTCATCAATCCAAAGGACATAGGATTGCCAACCATGTTTCATGTTGGCTGGAAGACCGGGTGTCCGTATCCAGTTAATATCTTTTAGTGCCTGGTCATAATATTGGGCCCACTGATTGCGGTATGTTATAAAAGATTCAAGTTTTTTTAATTGTACCAAGCCTACAGCTCCCTGTAAATCAGTCATCCGGTAATTATAACCTACCATGGTAAATTCTGGTAGTATATAAGGTTTTGGACCTTTATGCCGTTGCTCTTCAGACAAGGAAGCGCCATGATTGCGAAGTTTATTTAGATGTTCAGCCAGTGCATCATCCTGTGTAGTTAACATACCACCTTCTCCGGTAGTTACCGATTTGCGGGGATGAAATGAAAAGCAAGCGATATCACCTAATCCACCGGCAGGTCTTGATTTATAATGAGCTCCGGCAGCGCAAGCACCATCTTCAATAATCTTAATACCCGGAGCTACTAATTTTATGGCGTCTATATCCGCACAAAGCCCAAATAAATGCACCGGTATGATAGCTTTTGTACGCGGGGTGATTTTCTTTTGAAGTTCTTTGACATCCATATTAAAACTTTCCAGGTCGATGTCTACAAACACTGGATGGGCACCGCAATAAATCACGGCATTAGCAGTAGAAACCCAGGTAAAAGCTGGAACGATGACTTCGTCACCAGGACCAACACCGGCGGCAATCAATGCCAGATGCAATGCGGTAGTGCAGTTTGATACTGCAATTGCATGTTTTACCTGGTGAATTTCAGCAAACAACTTTTCAAATGCAGCTACTTGTGGTCCCTGTGTCATCCAGCCTGAAAAAATAGGTGCTTTGCAGGCTTCCCATTCTTCCTGTCCCATGGAGGGTTGTGATATTTGTATATATTTTTTTGGATTCAATATTTTTGAGTTTTATATTTTTTCAATTCTTAAAGGAATAAAGGTATCTGAATTTAACAAAATCTCAAAATTAGCTATGGATTAAACTGCAGTATAAATCTAATTACTTTTTAAGTTCAATGATTGTCTATAAATATACAATGGCTACCTATATATAAATTTTTACAGCCTTAAGATGATTTAATAAACTTCAAACCATTAGCCATTCAAATGAAATATTTTTAAATAGAAGCTTCAATAAAATTACAATAATTTGTTTGTAAGTATTGTTAGTTTTCTTTGAAATAACAAATTAAGGTGTAAACTCTACCTGTACTTGGATTTAAAATATATCCATATTTTAAGCTGAAACAGGAAGGCATAATTGGCTTATTTGTTTAACATTTAGTCTTGATAATGATTTCAGGAATATTTATATTTGCAATAAGTATAAACAGATAAGAAATTGCTATCAATTTTGTTCAAAATGGAGCAAATTAAAATATTTAAAGTAGTTTTACTTGTTGTATTAGAGCGTTATGCCCTATGCTAATATTGCTTTCTAGATCAAATTATTCCAATTTTTAAAAACCAAATTTTTCTTAGTATATTTGCTTTCTAAATTAATTGCGCCACAATGAAAACTATAGACGTTGATACTACTCTTATAGAAGGTTATTCAAAAATGTTGGACAATTTAAGTCCTAGCAATAAACTTGACCTTATTTCTAAATTAACTCTTTCTGTTAAAACTGATATTACAGATAGGAAGAAATCCTTTTATAAAGCTTTTGGCGCATGGAAGTCAAAGCAATCGGCTGACAATATTATTAAAGACATTCGCAACAGCAGAACTTTTAACAGACAAACTGAACAGTTTTGAGAAAATTTCTCCTTGATACCAATATCTGTATCTATTATATAAAAGGCAAGTTTGACCTTAAGAAATATTTTGAAGAAGCCGATCCTGAAAATTGTTTCATTTCAGAAATTACACTGGCCGAATTAAAGTTTGGAGTTGAAAATAGTGAGAACAAAGAAAAAAATCAAAATACACTAGATAGTTTTCTAACAGCAATCAAAATTATTCCAATTTATCATTCACTTGACTTTTATGCTAAAGAAAAAGCAAGACTAAGAAAGTCAGGAACTCCCATCGATGATTTTGATCTTTTAATTGGAGTGACTTCTGTTACTCATAATTTAATAATGGTAACCAGTAATACTGAACATTTCAAACGAATAAAAGGAATTACATTGGAAGATTGGACTAAAAAATAAATCCTACATACCAACAAGAATAAAAAAGCATA from Saprospiraceae bacterium carries:
- a CDS encoding acyltransferase, with translation MLNTLIQWFIRKKREALRQSYKRVLSVNELFSDRWEKARYLGFGEKSSIYDSALVYGDVTVGKNTWIGPFVILDGSGGLKIGDNCSISAAVHIYSHDTVQWAVSGGVAPYEYAPVVIGNNCFIGPHTVIAKGVSLGNGCIIGAHSFINKSYPDGSKVVGR
- a CDS encoding DegT/DnrJ/EryC1/StrS family aminotransferase; translated protein: MGQEEWEACKAPIFSGWMTQGPQVAAFEKLFAEIHQVKHAIAVSNCTTALHLALIAAGVGPGDEVIVPAFTWVSTANAVIYCGAHPVFVDIDLESFNMDVKELQKKITPRTKAIIPVHLFGLCADIDAIKLVAPGIKIIEDGACAAGAHYKSRPAGGLGDIACFSFHPRKSVTTGEGGMLTTQDDALAEHLNKLRNHGASLSEEQRHKGPKPYILPEFTMVGYNYRMTDLQGAVGLVQLKKLESFITYRNQWAQYYDQALKDINWIRTPGLPANMKHGWQSYVLWIDESRSPVSRNALMEYLQEQGIATRPGTHAVHMLDYYRRTYNIKSEDYPIAKIADQQSMSIPLHNLMKQEDFEYIANKIKAISNAS
- a CDS encoding type II toxin-antitoxin system VapC family toxin, giving the protein MRKFLLDTNICIYYIKGKFDLKKYFEEADPENCFISEITLAELKFGVENSENKEKNQNTLDSFLTAIKIIPIYHSLDFYAKEKARLRKSGTPIDDFDLLIGVTSVTHNLIMVTSNTEHFKRIKGITLEDWTKK